The Coccidioides posadasii str. Silveira chromosome 3, complete sequence genome contains a region encoding:
- a CDS encoding uncharacterized protein (EggNog:ENOG410PX6K~COG:S) — protein sequence MSDSPALGVSSPPPAPPLPPARPQSDISKDSGFILKVRSAPPDWFYQALNPPPLIDHHAAPTGPPGYITGYSAKLWGQYPALIDGPPGNIIEGMVFDVQTVKQGARLAEYETQAYSVKPCFIKYTDGKEPATAYGNVFLFVGDERELSEGEFDLKLWLQSMGRE from the exons ATGTCTGACTCTCCAGCACTGGGAGTTTCATCTCCCCCACCTGCACCACCACTTCCTCCTGCGCGTCCCCAGAGTGATATATCCAAAGACTCTGGCTTCATTCTGAAAGTGAGAAGTGCTCCGCCAGACTGGTTCTACCAGGCCCTCAACCCGCCCCCTCTCATCGACCACCATGCCGCGCCCACAGGACC ACCGGGATATATAACTGGTTACTCTGCCAAACTCTGGGGGCAGTATCCTGCATTGATTGATGGTCCACCCGGAAACATCATTGAGGGTATGGTCTTTGATGTCCAGACTGTCAAGCAGGGCGCGAGATTAGCCGAGTACGAGACACAAGCTTATAGTGTGAAGCCTTGCTTTATCAAATATACTGATGGAAAGGAACCCGCGACCGCATATGGAAATGTGTTTTTGTTTGTTGGAGATGAGAGGGAGTTAAGTGAGGGTGAGTTTGACCTTAAGCTTTGGTTGCAGAGCATGGGAAGAGAGTAG